The following is a genomic window from Verrucomicrobiota bacterium.
CAGCCAAAGGTTCATCACGCTGAGCAGCCTGCGGCGGTTGACCATGTCGGCCAGGGCCCCCGCTGGAAGCGTAAACAGAAAAAAGGGCAGGGACGCCACGGTCGACATCAGGGACAAAAGCACCGTAGACGAACTCAGGCTGTTAACCACCCAGGTGGCGGCGGTATCGTGCGCCGAAACCATGGTGCTGGAAACCACGCTGGCGAGCCACAAACGACGAAAAACCGGATTGCGGAGCGCGCGAAAGGTGGAAGTTGACGCGGCTGACATCTTCATGGCGAGCTAGGCAGGAAATCGGCTCGTTACGCCCCCTTCCTCGACACTCGACGATAAATTTCCTCGCCCCAACCGCAACCGAAACCTGTGCCCCTCACCCGTTCGAGGCATCACGCATCCGGCGGCGCCTTCCCGATTGCCTCCGGCTCGGCCGAAACCATTTCCGCTCCGGCCGATTTGATGTTAACGGCCGGCGCAACCGGGAGCAGCGTCCGGCGCGGCAACAGTTCCCGCGTGATCGAAAGGTAATGTTTGACCACCGGCCGCCGGTTGCCGGCATTAAGCTTCCAGGTGCGCTCCCAGATGTCTAACTCGCTGCGAGTCATGCGCTCATGCTGGTGCAGGTGTTCCGACCAGGAAGCGATGATCATCTCCGTCCGAAACCGGTTGCGCTTTTCCAGGTCTTCATCCAGACGCCAGCTGGAAGCGCCGTTCCGCAGGTTGATCAGCCGCACTTCGCGCATGAGTTCCAGAAATTGCGCTCTGTCCTCCTCGCGGATGTCGAATTCCATGCTCACGGCCACAGGGCCGTCGTGCGGCTCGGGCGCGTGCAGCATGCGATGATGCACCGTGGTGAGCGGCGCGGGATCGGTGTTGAGTTGGTTGGCAAAATTGATCGAGAGCGGCACCGCCAACCCCAGGCTGAGAAAAAGCAGCAGCGTCGCCGCGAGCAGCGCGAACTGGATTCCGGCTGACGATGCCAGCGCGCCCCACACCAGGCCGCCCAGCGCCATGCCCCCTTGAGAAACCATCATGTGCGTGGCGTTCATCCGGCCCCGAGCCCAGGCCGGCATGGCGCGCTGCCCCGCCACCCACAACTCCGAGGCCGTCAGCGTCCAGCTTACCCCGGCGAGGGCCGCCACCAAAAGGAACGCGTTCGTGTCGCGAACCCAGACCATCAGGAGAAACACCGCACCCAGCAGGCTGGTGGCCAAGATCGTTAACGTATTCGGAGAATAGTGGGCTCGCGCCCGCGGGATGATAACCATCGCGCAAACCACGGATCCGATCCCCATGCTGGTGAAGAGCATGCCCAGGTGAGTCGAACCGAGGTGCAGTTCGCGCAGCCCCACCACCGGTAACAGAGCCGGAATCGCCGCAATAAACACCGCAAACAGGACGTCTCGAGCCAACACCACCTGCATGCCGGGCGCATAACGGACGTACCGGATCGCGCTCGCAAACGATTCAAGGAAGCTTTCCAGCGGCACCTTGCTCTGGCTCGAGGTGGGGCGCCAGAAGCTCAGAGCGATCACGAGCACGAAAAAACAAACCGAGTTTAACCCGAACACCGCCTGTGCGCCGAACAAGGGAAGCAACAGACCGCCCAGCGCCGGGCCGATGATCCCGGAAATGTTCATCTGCACCCCGCCCAGCGTCAGCGCTGAAGGCAGCTCTTCTTTGGTGACCAGTTCCGGGATCACCGCCGACCATGCGGGCGCGTAGAAGGCAAACCCCGCACCGATGGCGAACACGCAGATCAGGATCAAGGCCGGGTCCAGCACATGCACCGCCTCGAGCACACCAAGCGCCGCTGCCGCCGCTGACAACCAGACGTTGATCCAAATCAACAACTTCCGCCGGTCGATCATGTCAGCCAAGGCGCCGGCGGGCAGCGTAAAGAAAAAGAACGGCAGCGCAGCCACGGTTGACATGGCTGAAATCAGAAAGCTGGAACTGGTGATCGTATTCATGATCCAGGTTGCCGCCGTGTCCTGAGCCGACACGCAGCAACCCGAAATGATGCTGGCTATCCAGAGCCTGCGGTAGACCGGATTGTGCAGTCCCCGCCAAATCGAAGTATCACTCATGCAAGGTTTATCCTATCCGCACGACCCCCCCGAACCGGACTCATGGCGGCTGCGTTCATATTTTCCATAAAAACTATGAAATCCGGCCGGAAGGTGCCCTTAAACTTCCTTGTCTCTGCCAGTGTGCAACCGTGAAGAAGCTTGACTTGCACCCCGATTCCCCGTGCGGTTGAACTTTCCCCCTCATCGGTTTTTAAGCCGATCCGTCCGTCCCCATGTTGCGCAAACGTTCTCCAAAAATCATCCTCGAAGGTACCCGGCTCACCGGCAAAACCGACCTGGCCTTCGCATTGAACGAACACCCCCGGATCATGGGTGCCCGCAAGTACCGCTACCATTCGCCGATCATCTCCGCAGAATGGAACGGCCTGACCCGCGATCCCTGGGGTGCAAGCCTGATCAATTTTGAGCCTGAGTACGAAGGCATCGTCATGGAAACGTACCGGACGTGGGCCCGGCTCTTTGAACTCTATGCTTATTACTCGTGGATCGTGGACCGTTTCCATATCTCGACTCAGACCTCCCGTTGGATCTATGCCGGGCACCGGTATGACTTTACCTGGCTGGAAACGCGTTTGGTCCGCCTGGGATTCCGGTTGATTTTTTGCTGGCGCGAACCCGGGTCCTTTGAACTCGCGCGAAAACGGCGCCTCCAGGTTTCCAGTAACCCGGCCCAATACGATAACCTGGCCCTCTTCGTGCGAGAACAAGAGGTCATCCAGGAATACATCGACCAATCGCTGCTGCCGAAGCTGGTGGTGAATCTCACCGACAATAATCTCTCCCGCGCGGCTGACGAAATCGCCGAT
Proteins encoded in this region:
- a CDS encoding MFS transporter is translated as MSDTSIWRGLHNPVYRRLWIASIISGCCVSAQDTAATWIMNTITSSSFLISAMSTVAALPFFFFTLPAGALADMIDRRKLLIWINVWLSAAAAALGVLEAVHVLDPALILICVFAIGAGFAFYAPAWSAVIPELVTKEELPSALTLGGVQMNISGIIGPALGGLLLPLFGAQAVFGLNSVCFFVLVIALSFWRPTSSQSKVPLESFLESFASAIRYVRYAPGMQVVLARDVLFAVFIAAIPALLPVVGLRELHLGSTHLGMLFTSMGIGSVVCAMVIIPRARAHYSPNTLTILATSLLGAVFLLMVWVRDTNAFLLVAALAGVSWTLTASELWVAGQRAMPAWARGRMNATHMMVSQGGMALGGLVWGALASSAGIQFALLAATLLLFLSLGLAVPLSINFANQLNTDPAPLTTVHHRMLHAPEPHDGPVAVSMEFDIREEDRAQFLELMREVRLINLRNGASSWRLDEDLEKRNRFRTEMIIASWSEHLHQHERMTRSELDIWERTWKLNAGNRRPVVKHYLSITRELLPRRTLLPVAPAVNIKSAGAEMVSAEPEAIGKAPPDA